In one Pseudarthrobacter oxydans genomic region, the following are encoded:
- the atpD gene encoding F0F1 ATP synthase subunit beta: MTATATEHVAATSGATGRIARVIGPVVDVEFPADAIPSIYNALTTEITLNGVTKTITFETALHLGDNLIRAISLQATDGLVRGTNVVDTGAPISVPVGDGVKGHIFNVLGQPLDVAESELDISERWPIHRKAPNFASLEGSTEMLETGIKVIDLLTPYIKGGKIGLFGGAGVGKTVLIQEMITRVARNFGGTSVFAGVGERTREGNDLWVEMEEAGVLKDTALVFGQMDEPPGTRLRVALSALTMAEYFRDVQNQDVLLFIDNIFRFTQAGSEVSTLLGRMPSAVGYQPNLADEMGLLQERITSTKGHSITSMQAIYVPADDYTDPAPATTFAHLDATTELSREIASRGLYPAVDPLTSTSRILDPQYIGRDHYNTAVRVKQILQKNKELQDIIAILGVDELSEEDKIVVSRARRIQQFLSQNTYTAKQFTGVEGSTVSIKDTVEGFSAICDGELDHIAEQAFFNVGGLDDVERQWAKIQEQTK, from the coding sequence ATGACTGCCACTGCTACCGAACACGTAGCCGCAACGTCCGGTGCCACCGGCCGCATTGCGCGCGTAATCGGCCCGGTTGTCGACGTCGAATTCCCGGCTGACGCAATCCCGTCCATCTACAATGCCCTCACCACCGAGATTACTCTCAACGGTGTAACCAAGACCATCACGTTCGAGACCGCCCTGCACCTGGGCGACAACCTCATTCGCGCCATCTCCCTGCAGGCTACCGACGGACTGGTCCGCGGCACCAACGTAGTGGACACCGGCGCCCCCATCTCCGTACCCGTTGGCGACGGCGTCAAGGGCCACATCTTCAACGTGCTGGGCCAGCCCCTGGACGTTGCAGAGTCGGAACTGGACATCAGCGAACGCTGGCCGATCCACCGCAAGGCACCGAACTTCGCCTCGCTCGAAGGCTCCACCGAGATGCTGGAAACCGGCATCAAGGTCATCGACCTCCTCACCCCCTACATCAAGGGTGGCAAGATCGGCCTCTTCGGCGGCGCCGGCGTGGGCAAGACCGTTCTGATCCAGGAAATGATCACCCGTGTGGCCCGCAACTTCGGTGGTACCTCGGTATTCGCCGGCGTCGGCGAGCGTACCCGTGAGGGCAACGACCTCTGGGTTGAAATGGAAGAGGCAGGCGTCCTCAAGGACACCGCCCTTGTGTTCGGCCAGATGGATGAGCCGCCGGGAACGCGCCTCCGCGTGGCCCTGTCCGCGCTGACCATGGCGGAGTACTTCCGCGATGTCCAGAACCAGGACGTGCTGCTCTTCATCGACAACATCTTCCGCTTCACGCAGGCAGGTTCCGAGGTCTCCACCCTCCTCGGCCGCATGCCCTCCGCCGTGGGCTACCAGCCGAACCTGGCTGATGAGATGGGCCTCCTGCAGGAGCGCATCACCTCCACCAAGGGCCACTCCATCACCTCGATGCAGGCCATCTACGTCCCCGCGGATGACTACACCGACCCGGCCCCGGCAACTACCTTTGCGCACCTGGACGCGACCACGGAACTTTCCCGTGAAATCGCTTCCCGTGGCCTGTACCCGGCAGTTGACCCGCTGACGTCCACCTCCCGCATCCTGGACCCCCAGTACATCGGCAGGGACCATTACAACACGGCTGTCCGTGTCAAGCAGATCCTGCAGAAGAACAAGGAACTCCAGGACATCATCGCCATCCTCGGCGTTGACGAACTCTCCGAAGAGGACAAGATCGTCGTGTCGCGTGCACGCCGCATCCAGCAGTTCCTCTCGCAGAACACCTACACCGCCAAGCAGTTCACCGGCGTCGAAGGTTCCACGGTTTCCATCAAGGACACCGTCGAAGGCTTCTCCGCCATCTGCGATGGCGAGCTCGACCACATCGCAGAGCAGGCGTTCTTCAACGTCGGCGGCCTGGATGACGTAGAGCGCCAGTGGGCCAAGATCCAGGAACAGACCAAGTAA
- a CDS encoding F0F1 ATP synthase subunit gamma, producing MGAQIRVYRQKISSTTSMRKIFKAMELIATSRIGKARARVAASLPYANAITRAVSAVATQSEIDHPLTTEPDQIRRAAVLVITADRGLAGSYSASVLKQAEGLIELLHEEGKEVKTYVVGRKAQAYFDFRNREYARVWTGGTDAPEFATAREIGEALLSEFATDYEEGGVDEIHVVYTRFKSMVTQEPTVIRLLPLEVVEEQAASESDLLPLYEFEPETEQVLDALLPRYIESRIFAAMLQAAASELAARQRAMKSAGDNATDLIKKYTRLRNTARQAEITQELSEIVAGADALAS from the coding sequence ATGGGAGCCCAGATCCGGGTCTACCGCCAGAAGATCAGCTCGACCACGTCGATGCGCAAGATCTTCAAGGCGATGGAACTGATCGCTACCTCGCGCATCGGCAAGGCCCGTGCGCGCGTAGCAGCTTCACTGCCTTACGCGAACGCGATCACACGCGCCGTTTCTGCTGTCGCAACTCAAAGCGAAATCGACCACCCGTTGACCACCGAGCCGGATCAGATCCGCCGTGCCGCTGTCCTGGTAATTACCGCGGACCGTGGACTGGCGGGTTCGTACTCGGCCAGCGTGCTCAAGCAGGCGGAAGGTCTCATCGAGCTGCTCCACGAAGAAGGCAAGGAAGTCAAGACGTACGTCGTTGGACGTAAGGCCCAGGCCTACTTCGATTTCCGGAACCGTGAATACGCACGGGTCTGGACCGGAGGGACGGACGCACCCGAATTCGCCACCGCGCGCGAAATCGGCGAAGCACTGCTGTCCGAGTTCGCAACCGACTACGAAGAGGGCGGCGTGGACGAGATCCACGTGGTGTACACCCGCTTCAAGTCCATGGTTACCCAGGAGCCCACTGTCATCCGCCTGCTTCCGCTGGAAGTAGTGGAAGAGCAGGCCGCTTCTGAATCGGACCTGTTGCCGCTGTACGAATTCGAGCCGGAAACCGAGCAGGTTCTTGATGCCCTGCTGCCGCGCTACATCGAGTCACGCATCTTCGCGGCCATGCTGCAGGCTGCGGCTTCGGAGCTTGCTGCACGCCAGCGGGCCATGAAGTCCGCCGGCGACAACGCCACGGACCTCATCAAGAAGTACACGCGTCTGCGCAACACGGCCCGCCAGGCTGAAATTACGCAGGAGCTTTCCGAGATTGTTGCCGGCGCCGACGCCCTCGCGTCCTAG
- the atpA gene encoding F0F1 ATP synthase subunit alpha, with product MAELTINADDVRIALNEFAASYEPGNAERVEVGRVSTAGDGIARVEGLPSVMANELLRFEDGTLGLAQNLDVREIGVIILGDFTGIEEGQEVHRTGQVLSVPVGDAFLGRVVDPLGTPIDDLGEIKAETTRALELQAPGVTQRKSVHEPMQTGLKAIDAMIPIGRGQRQLIIGDRQTGKSAIAIDTIINQKANWASGDVTKQVRCIYVAIGQKASTIAAIRQTLEDNGALEYTTIVASPASDPAGFKYLAPYAGSAIGQHWMYGGKHVLIVFDDLSKQAEAYRAVSLLLRRPPGREAYPGDVFYLHSRLLERCAKLSDELGAGSMTGLPLIETKANDVSAYIPTNVISITDGQIFLQSDLFNANQRPAVDVGVSVSRVGGAAQVKSMKKVSGTLKLDLAQYRDMQAFAMFASDLDAASRQQLTRGARLMELLKQGQYSPFPVENQVVSIWAGTNGYLDDVPVEDISRFESEFLEHLTHKSSILTTLAQTNVLDDDTAAALKSAIVDFKKGFFGEGDDRLVGAGHEEHEAISEGEVDQEKIVKQKR from the coding sequence ATGGCCGAATTGACCATCAACGCCGACGACGTCCGTATTGCGCTGAACGAGTTCGCGGCGTCCTACGAACCCGGAAACGCAGAACGCGTAGAGGTCGGCCGCGTATCTACCGCTGGTGACGGCATCGCCCGTGTTGAGGGCCTTCCCTCGGTCATGGCGAACGAGCTGCTTCGCTTTGAGGACGGCACGCTGGGCCTGGCCCAGAACCTCGACGTCCGCGAAATCGGCGTCATCATCCTCGGCGACTTCACCGGCATCGAAGAAGGCCAGGAAGTCCACCGCACCGGACAGGTTCTGTCCGTTCCCGTGGGCGACGCCTTCCTTGGCCGCGTTGTCGACCCGCTGGGCACGCCCATCGACGACCTCGGCGAGATCAAGGCCGAAACCACCCGCGCGCTGGAGCTCCAGGCTCCCGGCGTGACCCAGCGCAAATCGGTGCACGAGCCGATGCAGACCGGACTCAAGGCCATCGACGCCATGATCCCGATCGGCCGCGGCCAGCGCCAGCTCATCATTGGCGACCGCCAGACCGGCAAGTCGGCCATTGCGATCGACACCATCATCAACCAGAAGGCCAACTGGGCTTCGGGCGATGTGACCAAGCAGGTCCGCTGCATCTACGTGGCCATCGGTCAGAAGGCGTCCACCATCGCCGCCATCCGCCAGACCCTCGAGGACAACGGCGCACTGGAGTACACCACTATCGTGGCGTCTCCGGCATCCGACCCCGCAGGCTTCAAGTACCTGGCACCGTATGCAGGTTCCGCTATCGGCCAGCACTGGATGTACGGCGGCAAGCACGTCCTCATCGTGTTCGATGACCTCTCCAAGCAGGCCGAGGCCTACCGTGCAGTGTCGCTGCTGCTCCGCCGCCCGCCGGGCCGCGAAGCCTACCCGGGCGACGTGTTCTACCTGCACTCCCGCCTGCTGGAGCGTTGTGCAAAACTGTCCGACGAACTGGGTGCCGGTTCCATGACGGGCCTGCCGCTGATCGAGACCAAGGCGAACGACGTGTCCGCCTACATCCCGACCAACGTCATCTCCATCACCGACGGCCAGATCTTCCTCCAGTCGGACCTCTTCAACGCCAACCAGCGCCCCGCTGTCGACGTTGGTGTGTCCGTTTCCCGCGTGGGCGGCGCCGCACAGGTGAAGTCCATGAAGAAGGTCTCCGGTACGTTGAAGCTGGATCTGGCCCAGTACCGCGACATGCAGGCATTCGCCATGTTCGCGTCGGACCTGGATGCCGCATCCCGCCAGCAGCTGACCCGTGGCGCCCGCCTGATGGAACTGCTCAAGCAGGGCCAGTACTCGCCGTTCCCGGTGGAGAACCAGGTTGTGTCCATCTGGGCCGGCACCAACGGCTACCTGGACGACGTTCCGGTTGAGGACATCAGCCGCTTCGAGTCCGAGTTCCTGGAGCACCTGACGCACAAGTCCTCGATCCTCACCACGCTGGCGCAGACCAATGTGCTGGACGACGACACCGCAGCAGCCCTGAAGTCCGCCATCGTGGACTTCAAGAAGGGTTTCTTCGGCGAGGGCGACGACCGCTTGGTAGGCGCCGGCCACGAGGAGCATGAAGCCATCTCCGAGGGCGAAGTCGACCAGGAAAAAATCGTCAAGCAGAAGCGCTAG
- a CDS encoding F0F1 ATP synthase subunit delta: MAGVSSESLATALAELEAKLPTASLQLAKELFGILGMVDSSAGLRRALTDPSRNGDEKSALVKQLVGGKVSADAAEIAGGLASSRWATARDIGDALETLAATVVISVAENKSAVSASGITGLEELENDLFSFNQAVASSHEVQRALSEPQASAAAKATLAAKLVPAASEEAKVLISQAVTQPRGIKPTRLVQRFAELAAKRQQRWIATVSVTRPLTQTQLDRLQAGLNAMYGRELKVNLNVDPSLIGGIRVQVGDEVLDASVLARLGQLQRQLAG; encoded by the coding sequence ATGGCAGGCGTATCGAGCGAATCGCTGGCAACAGCGCTGGCAGAGTTGGAAGCCAAACTTCCCACCGCGTCGCTGCAGCTGGCAAAGGAACTCTTCGGAATTCTGGGAATGGTGGACAGCTCGGCTGGCTTGCGCCGCGCCCTGACTGACCCGTCCCGCAACGGTGACGAAAAGTCGGCGCTGGTCAAGCAGCTGGTTGGCGGGAAAGTCTCCGCTGATGCTGCAGAGATCGCGGGCGGACTGGCCAGCTCGCGCTGGGCAACGGCCCGTGACATCGGCGATGCACTCGAGACTCTTGCCGCAACGGTGGTCATTTCCGTTGCTGAAAACAAGTCGGCCGTTTCTGCCTCCGGAATCACTGGCCTGGAAGAACTGGAAAACGATCTGTTCTCCTTCAACCAGGCCGTTGCCTCCAGCCACGAGGTGCAACGTGCTCTGTCCGAACCACAGGCCAGTGCTGCGGCCAAGGCCACACTGGCCGCGAAGCTGGTGCCAGCTGCAAGCGAGGAAGCTAAAGTCCTCATCTCGCAGGCCGTCACCCAGCCCCGCGGCATCAAGCCCACGCGGCTGGTTCAGCGGTTCGCCGAACTGGCGGCCAAGCGGCAGCAGCGCTGGATTGCAACGGTCAGCGTGACCCGTCCCCTGACGCAGACGCAGCTTGACCGCCTCCAGGCGGGCCTGAATGCCATGTACGGGCGGGAACTGAAGGTCAACCTCAATGTTGACCCGTCACTTATTGGCGGCATCCGTGTCCAGGTTGGTGACGAAGTGCTCGACGCTTCGGTCCTCGCCAGGCTGGGCCAATTGCAGCGCCAGCTGGCCGGCTAG
- a CDS encoding F0F1 ATP synthase subunit B: MNQLIISAATEGEVNPLVPNIWEMGVVFVGFAILFFIVVKFVVPMFEKTFAERAEAIEGGIAKAEKAQAEASAALEEYKQQLTDARAEANRIREEARAEGAQILADLKEKAAAESARITAQAHAQIESERQAAVVSLRSEVGTLATTLAGRIVGEALSDDERAARVVDRFLADLETQNAGAAK, encoded by the coding sequence ATGAATCAGCTGATCATCTCAGCCGCCACTGAGGGCGAAGTCAACCCCCTGGTTCCCAATATCTGGGAAATGGGCGTTGTTTTCGTGGGCTTTGCCATCCTCTTTTTCATCGTGGTCAAGTTCGTTGTCCCGATGTTCGAAAAGACCTTCGCCGAGCGTGCCGAGGCCATCGAAGGCGGCATTGCAAAGGCTGAAAAGGCCCAGGCTGAGGCGTCTGCTGCACTCGAAGAGTACAAGCAGCAGCTGACCGACGCCCGCGCCGAAGCCAACCGCATCCGTGAGGAAGCCCGCGCCGAAGGTGCCCAGATCCTCGCGGATCTCAAGGAGAAGGCAGCTGCAGAGTCTGCCCGCATCACGGCCCAGGCCCACGCACAGATCGAGTCCGAGCGCCAGGCGGCCGTTGTGTCCCTGCGTTCCGAGGTCGGCACCCTGGCCACCACCCTGGCGGGCCGGATTGTCGGCGAAGCGCTCAGCGACGACGAGCGTGCAGCACGGGTCGTGGACCGTTTCCTGGCAGATCTGGAGACCCAGAACGCAGGTGCAGCTAAGTAA
- the atpE gene encoding ATP synthase F0 subunit C — protein sequence MEGNLNLVGYGLSAIGGGIGVGLVFAAYINGVARQPEAQRVLQPIAFLGLALTEALAILGLVFAFVL from the coding sequence ATGGAAGGCAATCTCAACCTCGTAGGTTACGGTCTGTCCGCAATCGGCGGTGGTATCGGTGTTGGTCTCGTATTCGCTGCCTACATCAACGGCGTTGCACGCCAGCCGGAAGCACAGCGCGTCCTGCAGCCGATCGCATTCCTCGGCCTTGCGCTGACCGAAGCCCTCGCCATCCTCGGCCTGGTCTTCGCCTTCGTTCTCTAG
- the atpB gene encoding F0F1 ATP synthase subunit A: protein MIALALPAQDSGEFTPPGINEMHLPAILPWGAAEGFSKQMLLVLLSVVFIAVFFVLAARKQQLVPGKLQFAGEAAYGFVRNGIAKDIIGGRDFMKYVPLLFSLFFFILVNNIYGAIPFFQLPTFSHVGGAYVLAGIVYVTWIAIGVKKNGLRYFKLATVPSGVPWFILPIVIPIEIISNFLVRPVTHSLRLFATMLAGHLIVMIAGYGIEFLVMQENLLLKGTSLLVLAGAIAMYMLEALIMVLQAYVFTLLTAIYIEGALHADSH from the coding sequence TTGATCGCGCTTGCGCTCCCGGCCCAAGATTCAGGAGAGTTTACTCCTCCTGGTATTAACGAAATGCATTTGCCGGCAATCCTGCCGTGGGGTGCCGCAGAAGGATTCTCCAAGCAGATGCTGCTGGTCCTCCTCTCTGTCGTCTTTATCGCCGTCTTCTTCGTGCTTGCCGCACGCAAGCAGCAGCTGGTACCCGGCAAGCTCCAGTTCGCCGGAGAGGCCGCCTACGGCTTCGTCCGGAACGGAATCGCCAAGGACATCATCGGCGGCAGGGACTTCATGAAGTACGTCCCGCTGCTGTTCAGCCTCTTCTTCTTCATCCTGGTCAACAACATCTACGGGGCCATCCCGTTCTTCCAGCTCCCCACGTTCTCGCACGTGGGCGGCGCCTACGTGCTGGCCGGCATTGTCTACGTCACCTGGATCGCCATCGGCGTCAAGAAGAACGGACTCCGTTACTTCAAGCTGGCCACCGTGCCCTCCGGTGTTCCGTGGTTCATCCTTCCGATCGTCATCCCGATCGAGATCATCTCCAACTTCCTGGTCCGGCCTGTTACGCACAGCCTCCGTCTGTTCGCCACCATGCTCGCAGGCCACCTCATCGTGATGATCGCCGGCTACGGCATCGAGTTCCTCGTCATGCAGGAGAACCTCCTGCTCAAGGGAACCTCGCTCCTGGTCCTGGCCGGGGCGATCGCCATGTACATGCTTGAAGCCCTGATCATGGTCCTGCAGGCCTACGTCTTTACCCTGCTGACTGCGATCTACATCGAAGGCGCACTTCACGCCGACAGCCACTAG
- a CDS encoding MraY family glycosyltransferase has protein sequence MIMYLLMGLTAAIVSYAATWAARVVGHRLELHLPIRSRDMHSIPVSRLGGVAIFLGVMVALIVASQSFFVKDIYRNNFSPWGVLAGAAVIVLVGVADDLLDIRWWVKLIGQSAAGLTVAIWGVQMTIVPWVPEAIYLENETVRVLLTAGLIVTTMNAFNFIDGLDGLAAGVAIIGGTAFFFTAYWVHRNAVLLDYSDLATLITAVLVGSCLGFLPHNWFPSKIFMGDSGAMLIGLLMASAGVVSTGQITSGLYDRANGISTVIPILLPFAVLFLPLLDLGLAVVRRTARGRSPWSADKGHLHHKLLDIGYSHRTAVILMYLWTGILSFGGLAFAIFPWQVVLAVDLFATLVMGLVTAWPYLARRGEETRA, from the coding sequence ATGATCATGTACCTGCTGATGGGGCTGACGGCTGCCATCGTGTCCTACGCGGCCACCTGGGCAGCGCGGGTCGTCGGCCACCGGCTGGAACTGCACCTGCCCATCCGCAGCCGCGACATGCATTCGATCCCGGTGTCGCGGCTGGGCGGCGTGGCGATTTTCCTCGGAGTGATGGTTGCGCTGATTGTTGCCAGCCAGTCATTCTTCGTCAAGGACATCTACCGCAATAACTTCTCCCCCTGGGGCGTCCTTGCCGGTGCTGCCGTCATCGTCCTGGTGGGCGTGGCGGACGACCTGCTGGACATCCGCTGGTGGGTGAAACTCATCGGGCAAAGCGCCGCGGGCCTTACGGTGGCCATCTGGGGAGTCCAGATGACCATCGTCCCCTGGGTGCCGGAAGCGATCTACCTCGAAAACGAGACGGTACGGGTGCTCTTGACCGCGGGGCTGATCGTCACCACGATGAACGCCTTCAACTTCATCGACGGCCTGGATGGCCTCGCCGCGGGCGTGGCCATCATCGGCGGGACCGCGTTCTTCTTCACCGCATACTGGGTGCACCGCAACGCCGTGCTGCTGGACTATTCGGACCTCGCCACCCTGATCACCGCCGTCCTGGTGGGCAGCTGCCTGGGCTTCCTCCCGCACAACTGGTTTCCGTCCAAAATCTTCATGGGCGACTCCGGTGCGATGCTGATCGGGCTGCTGATGGCTTCTGCCGGCGTCGTGTCCACCGGACAGATCACCTCGGGTCTGTATGACAGGGCCAACGGTATCTCCACCGTGATTCCCATCCTGCTTCCGTTCGCCGTCCTCTTCCTGCCGCTGCTGGACCTGGGCCTGGCCGTGGTGCGGCGCACCGCCCGCGGACGCTCGCCCTGGTCCGCGGACAAGGGCCACCTGCACCACAAGTTGCTGGACATCGGCTACTCGCACCGCACCGCGGTGATCCTGATGTACCTCTGGACCGGCATCCTCTCCTTCGGCGGACTGGCCTTCGCCATCTTCCCGTGGCAGGTGGTGCTCGCTGTGGACCTCTTCGCCACCCTTGTCATGGGCCTCGTCACCGCCTGGCCGTACCTTGCCCGGCGCGGCGAAGAGACGCGGGCGTAA
- a CDS encoding glycosyltransferase — MTPRIAVAAVTFDRPNELAVLLDAINAQSAPVETICLVDSGTAPAADVAAKHPNVDYVRSEANLGGAGGFALAALKAVASGATWIWMMDDDAEPADPECLATLVREAEARDLEAVVPLVTAPGQPDRLSFFFRLDGKVTHSRAEVEKLGFLPNDGHFFNGALIRSDVFFKVGLPDMRLFIRGDEVDFTIRLRKAGIRFGTVTTTAITHPHAFSETQHVFGAGWHVIVPESAFKRYYYYRNRGYLIRRYFRVRSFVADVGGYLSYFLQRRDLHGFLGWARSFTAGLRGKGFAPLEDQKF; from the coding sequence ATGACCCCCCGCATAGCCGTCGCTGCCGTGACCTTCGACCGGCCCAATGAACTGGCTGTCCTGCTGGATGCGATCAACGCGCAGAGCGCACCCGTGGAGACGATCTGCCTGGTGGACAGCGGCACGGCCCCGGCCGCGGACGTCGCCGCCAAGCACCCGAATGTCGACTACGTCCGCTCGGAAGCAAACCTTGGTGGAGCAGGCGGATTCGCCCTGGCGGCGCTGAAGGCCGTGGCCAGCGGTGCCACATGGATCTGGATGATGGACGACGACGCCGAGCCGGCTGATCCGGAATGCCTTGCAACGCTGGTGCGTGAGGCTGAGGCACGGGACCTGGAAGCGGTGGTTCCGCTGGTGACGGCGCCGGGCCAGCCCGACCGGCTTTCCTTTTTCTTCCGCCTGGACGGCAAGGTCACGCACAGCCGCGCCGAGGTGGAAAAGCTGGGCTTCCTGCCCAACGACGGCCACTTCTTCAACGGGGCGCTGATCCGTTCCGACGTCTTCTTTAAAGTGGGCCTGCCCGACATGCGGCTCTTTATCCGCGGCGACGAGGTTGACTTCACCATCCGTCTTCGCAAGGCGGGGATCAGGTTCGGCACGGTGACCACTACCGCCATCACCCACCCGCACGCGTTTTCGGAGACCCAGCATGTGTTCGGCGCCGGCTGGCACGTCATTGTTCCGGAATCGGCCTTCAAGCGGTACTACTACTACCGGAACCGCGGCTATCTGATCCGCCGGTACTTCCGCGTCAGGTCCTTCGTTGCGGATGTGGGCGGCTATCTGAGCTACTTCCTGCAGCGCCGGGACCTTCACGGCTTCCTGGGCTGGGCCAGGTCCTTCACCGCCGGCCTCCGGGGCAAGGGGTTCGCGCCGCTGGAAGACCAGAAGTTCTAG
- a CDS encoding WecB/TagA/CpsF family glycosyltransferase — MALDRQQVPVLDVEATPLRVPELVAELSRYVQEGSTRTVLGHNLHSVTLTLSDEGFRDLYQRSDVVLLDGAPVLWLWGRTGKAEGPVMDYRLGSTDWLPALDQVRGLERIAVLGAGAEANAGAVRKLQSIVPGAKVAGFPGEGWDDALEDEAVAWLHRQQPQLVLIGLGMPLQEKVLQRRLGEMPPAVYCAVGGAIEQLAGFQKLAPRWLGRLGLEWAWRLLLHPRRVAYRVLGEPWVLLWLLAARGLKRQGLARRS; from the coding sequence ATGGCACTGGACCGCCAGCAGGTCCCGGTGCTGGATGTTGAAGCAACCCCGCTGCGCGTTCCGGAACTGGTGGCGGAACTCAGCCGCTACGTCCAGGAAGGCTCCACCCGGACGGTGCTGGGCCATAACCTCCACAGCGTCACGCTGACCCTCTCGGATGAGGGCTTCCGCGACCTCTACCAGCGGAGCGACGTGGTCCTGCTGGACGGGGCTCCCGTGCTCTGGCTGTGGGGGAGGACAGGCAAGGCTGAAGGCCCCGTCATGGACTACAGGCTGGGCTCGACTGACTGGCTTCCGGCGCTGGACCAGGTGCGGGGACTGGAGCGGATTGCCGTGCTTGGCGCCGGTGCGGAGGCCAACGCCGGCGCCGTCAGGAAGCTGCAGTCAATCGTCCCCGGCGCAAAGGTTGCAGGCTTTCCGGGGGAGGGCTGGGATGACGCGCTTGAGGATGAAGCTGTGGCCTGGCTCCACCGGCAGCAGCCGCAGCTGGTCCTGATCGGACTTGGCATGCCCCTGCAGGAAAAAGTCCTGCAGCGGCGCCTCGGCGAGATGCCGCCGGCGGTCTACTGCGCCGTAGGCGGAGCGATCGAACAGCTTGCCGGCTTCCAGAAGCTCGCCCCCCGGTGGCTGGGCAGGCTGGGACTGGAGTGGGCGTGGCGCCTGCTGCTTCATCCCCGCCGCGTGGCGTACCGCGTGCTTGGCGAGCCCTGGGTGCTGCTGTGGCTCCTGGCCGCCCGCGGGCTGAAGCGCCAGGGGCTGGCGCGCAGGAGCTAG
- a CDS encoding L-threonylcarbamoyladenylate synthase has product MTTTYDCTSDDERAKGLEHAQRAISEKKCVVFPTDTVYGIAADAFSPQAVTMLLVSKGRSRTMPPPVLIPRINALDGLATDVSPDARKLAEAFWPGGLTLILHAQPSLDWDLGETKGTVALRMPDDEIAQELLTLTGPLAVSSANRTGHVPGQTAAAAREQLADSVEVYLEGGFRPQEGQDAVPSTIVDATGPHLRVVRNGAVSLDQLREHVPGVLGLGEIPMAEEEPVDAGPADASPAVAAPVAEEQAAASVQPPAGSSAVEPPAPATPAPARDTES; this is encoded by the coding sequence GTGACCACTACCTACGACTGCACCAGTGACGACGAGCGCGCCAAGGGGCTGGAGCACGCCCAGCGGGCCATCAGCGAGAAGAAGTGCGTGGTCTTTCCCACGGACACTGTTTACGGCATTGCCGCCGACGCCTTTTCGCCCCAGGCCGTGACCATGCTGCTGGTATCCAAGGGACGCAGCCGCACCATGCCACCGCCCGTGCTGATCCCGCGGATCAATGCACTTGATGGACTGGCTACGGATGTGTCCCCGGACGCCCGCAAGCTTGCGGAGGCGTTCTGGCCGGGCGGCCTGACCCTGATCCTGCACGCCCAGCCGTCCCTCGACTGGGATCTGGGTGAGACCAAGGGGACGGTGGCACTGCGCATGCCTGACGACGAGATCGCCCAGGAACTGCTGACCCTCACCGGGCCGCTCGCCGTATCCTCTGCGAACCGGACGGGCCACGTGCCCGGTCAGACGGCCGCCGCCGCGCGCGAGCAGCTTGCCGATTCCGTGGAGGTCTACCTGGAAGGAGGCTTCCGGCCGCAGGAAGGCCAGGACGCCGTGCCCTCCACCATTGTTGACGCCACGGGGCCGCACCTGCGCGTGGTCCGCAACGGTGCCGTAAGCCTTGACCAGCTCCGGGAGCACGTTCCGGGTGTTCTGGGCCTGGGGGAGATCCCCATGGCTGAAGAGGAACCGGTGGATGCAGGACCCGCTGACGCGTCGCCTGCGGTTGCGGCTCCCGTGGCGGAGGAGCAGGCCGCCGCGTCGGTCCAGCCCCCGGCAGGGTCCTCCGCCGTCGAACCCCCCGCTCCCGCAACCCCGGCGCCGGCGCGGGACACTGAATCTTGA